Proteins from one Mycobacterium sp. HUMS_12744610 genomic window:
- a CDS encoding carbohydrate kinase family protein has protein sequence MTIAVTGSIATDNLMRFPGKFSEQLLPEHLQKVSLSFLVDDLVIHRGGVAGNIAFAIGVLGGDVALVGAAGDDFADYRKWLLAHNVNCDHVLISDSAHTARFTCTTDVDMAQIASFYPGAMSEARNIKLADVVSGIGKPELVIIGANDPEAMVVHTDECRKLGLPFAADPSQQLARLSGDEIRKLIDGAEYLFTNDYEWDLMLSKTGWTEADVMAQIGLRVTTLGPKGVDVVQPDGTSIHVDVVPETSQVDPTGVGDAFRAGFLTGRSADLSLERSAQLGSLVAVLVLESTGTQEWTWDHEVAKTRLAGAYGDEAAAEITAVLT, from the coding sequence GTGACGATCGCGGTGACTGGTTCGATAGCGACCGACAATCTGATGCGGTTCCCCGGAAAGTTTTCCGAGCAGCTGCTGCCCGAGCATCTGCAGAAGGTTTCGCTCAGTTTTCTGGTCGACGACCTGGTGATTCACCGCGGCGGCGTGGCTGGCAACATCGCGTTCGCCATCGGGGTGCTCGGCGGTGATGTGGCCCTCGTCGGTGCCGCCGGCGACGACTTCGCCGACTATCGCAAGTGGCTGCTGGCCCACAACGTCAACTGCGACCACGTCCTGATCTCCGACAGCGCGCACACCGCGCGCTTCACCTGCACCACCGACGTCGACATGGCCCAGATCGCGTCGTTCTACCCCGGCGCCATGTCGGAGGCCCGCAACATCAAGCTCGCCGACGTGGTCTCGGGTATCGGCAAGCCCGAGCTGGTGATCATCGGCGCCAACGACCCCGAGGCGATGGTCGTGCACACCGACGAGTGCCGCAAACTGGGCCTCCCGTTCGCGGCCGACCCGTCCCAGCAGCTGGCCCGGCTGTCGGGAGACGAGATCCGCAAGCTCATCGACGGTGCGGAGTACCTGTTCACCAACGACTACGAATGGGACCTGATGCTGTCCAAGACCGGCTGGACGGAGGCCGACGTCATGGCGCAGATCGGGCTGCGGGTCACCACGCTGGGCCCCAAGGGCGTGGACGTGGTGCAGCCCGACGGCACCAGCATCCACGTCGACGTCGTGCCCGAGACCAGTCAGGTCGACCCCACCGGGGTCGGCGACGCTTTCCGCGCCGGTTTCCTGACCGGGCGCAGCGCCGATCTGAGCCTCGAGCGCTCGGCGCAGCTGGGCTCACTGGTGGCCGTGCTGGTGCTGGAGTCCACCGGCACGCAGGAGTGGACGTGGGACCACGAGGTCGCGAAGACCCGGTTGGCCGGCGCCTACGGCGACGAGGCGGCCGCCGAGATCACGGCGGTGCTCACCTAG
- the asnB gene encoding asparagine synthase (glutamine-hydrolyzing), whose protein sequence is MCGLLAFVADPAAGDGAGASDVDGAVTAALRLMRHRGPDEPGTWTDPSADGAVVFGFNRLSIIDIAHSHQPLRWGPPEQPGRYVLVFNGEIYNYLELRDELAARHDAAFATDGDGEAIVAGFHHWGTEVLGRLRGMFAFALWDTMTRELFCARDPFGIKPLFMATGAGGTAVASEKKCLLDLVELLGFETGIDERAVQHYTVLQYVPEPETLHRGVRRLESGCYARIRPGRQPEVTRYFVPRFSAEPLTRDTEQARYDEITAVLQDSVAKHMRADVTVGAFLSGGIDSTAIAALAIRHNPRLITFTTGFEREGFSEIDVAVASAEAIGARHIAKVVSPEEFVAALPEIVWYLDEPVADPALVPLFFVAREARKHVKVVLSGEGADELFGGYTIYREPLSLKPFDYLPRPVRRSVGKMSGPLPEGMRGKSLLYRGSLTLEERYYGNARSFSDAQLRAVLPGFREDWTHTDVTASVYARSAGWDPVARMQHLDLFTWLRGDILVKADKMTMANSLELRVPFLDPEVFAVASRLPVDAKITRTTTKYALRRALEPVVPAHVLHRPKLGFPVPIRHWLRAGELLEWAYAMVDSSQAGRLVDLPTVRRMLDEHRNGVSDHSRRLWTVLIFMLWHAIFVEHSVVPRISEPVYPVQL, encoded by the coding sequence GTGTGCGGACTGCTGGCTTTTGTCGCGGACCCGGCGGCCGGCGACGGCGCCGGTGCCTCCGACGTCGACGGTGCCGTCACCGCGGCGCTGCGGCTGATGCGGCACCGCGGTCCCGACGAGCCGGGCACCTGGACCGACCCCAGCGCCGACGGCGCGGTCGTCTTCGGCTTCAACCGGCTGTCGATCATCGACATCGCCCATTCGCACCAGCCGCTGCGCTGGGGCCCGCCCGAGCAACCCGGCCGCTACGTGCTGGTGTTCAACGGCGAGATCTACAACTACCTCGAGCTGCGCGACGAACTGGCCGCCCGCCACGACGCTGCGTTCGCCACCGACGGCGACGGCGAGGCCATCGTCGCCGGGTTCCACCACTGGGGCACCGAGGTGCTGGGCCGCCTGCGCGGCATGTTCGCGTTCGCGCTGTGGGACACGATGACGCGCGAATTGTTCTGCGCGCGTGACCCTTTCGGTATCAAGCCGCTGTTCATGGCCACCGGCGCCGGCGGCACCGCGGTGGCCAGCGAGAAGAAGTGCCTGCTGGACCTGGTCGAGCTGCTGGGATTCGAGACCGGGATCGACGAGCGGGCGGTGCAGCACTACACGGTCCTGCAGTACGTGCCCGAGCCCGAGACGCTGCACCGCGGGGTGCGCCGGCTGGAATCGGGCTGTTACGCCCGGATCCGTCCCGGCCGGCAACCGGAGGTCACCCGGTATTTCGTCCCGCGGTTCTCCGCCGAGCCGCTGACCCGCGACACCGAGCAGGCCCGCTATGACGAGATCACCGCGGTGCTGCAGGACTCGGTGGCCAAGCACATGCGCGCCGACGTCACGGTGGGCGCTTTCCTGTCCGGCGGCATCGACTCCACGGCCATCGCGGCGCTGGCCATCCGCCACAACCCGCGGCTGATCACGTTCACCACGGGTTTCGAACGGGAGGGATTCTCCGAGATCGACGTCGCGGTCGCCTCCGCGGAGGCGATCGGCGCCCGCCACATCGCCAAGGTGGTCAGCCCGGAGGAGTTCGTCGCCGCGCTGCCCGAGATCGTCTGGTACCTCGACGAGCCGGTCGCCGACCCCGCGCTGGTGCCCCTGTTCTTCGTCGCCCGCGAAGCCCGCAAACACGTCAAGGTGGTGCTCTCCGGCGAGGGCGCCGACGAGTTGTTCGGCGGGTACACCATCTATCGGGAACCGTTGTCGCTGAAGCCTTTCGACTATCTGCCGCGACCGGTCCGGCGGTCGGTGGGCAAGATGTCGGGGCCGCTGCCGGAGGGCATGCGCGGCAAGAGCCTGCTGTACCGCGGATCGCTGACGCTCGAGGAGCGCTACTACGGCAACGCCCGCAGTTTCTCCGACGCGCAGTTGCGCGCCGTGCTGCCCGGTTTCCGCGAGGACTGGACGCACACCGACGTCACCGCCTCGGTGTACGCCCGATCGGCCGGCTGGGACCCGGTGGCCCGTATGCAGCACCTCGACCTGTTCACCTGGCTGCGCGGCGACATCCTGGTCAAGGCCGACAAGATGACGATGGCCAACTCGCTGGAGCTGCGGGTGCCGTTTCTGGACCCGGAGGTGTTCGCCGTCGCGTCCCGGTTGCCCGTGGATGCCAAGATCACCCGCACCACCACCAAGTACGCGCTGCGCCGCGCGCTGGAGCCCGTCGTACCGGCCCACGTGCTGCACCGGCCCAAGCTGGGCTTCCCGGTGCCGATCCGCCATTGGCTGCGCGCGGGCGAGCTGCTGGAGTGGGCCTACGCGATGGTGGACTCCTCGCAGGCCGGGCGCCTCGTCGACCTGCCCACCGTCCGCCGCATGCTCGACGAGCACCGCAACGGCGTCAGCGATCACAGCCGCCGGCTGTGGACGGTGCTCATCTTCATGCTGTGGCACGCCATCTTCGTCGAGCACAGCGTCGTGCCGCGGATCAGCGAGCCGGTCTACCCGGTGCAGCTCTGA
- a CDS encoding cytochrome c oxidase subunit II: MTPREQVRSQRLSQGRFQGLFGRLPVSVPRVPVRRRRPLALAGTLGLLAVTLSGCSWSEALGMGWPEGITPEAHLNRELWIGAVIASLAVGGIVWGLIFWSSAFHRKKATDTDLPRQFGYNMPLELVLTVMPFLIISVLFYFTVVVQEKVLHIAKDPEVVIDVTAFQWNWKFGYQRVDFKDGTFTYDGADPARKKAAAPKPVGVDKHGDELVGPPHGLHGEDLSYLNFDKVETLGTTSEIPVLVLPEGKRIEFQLASADVVHSFWVPEFLFKRDVMPNPKANNSVNVFQVEQINRTGAFVGHCAEMCGTYHSMMNFEVRVVSANDFKAYLHQRMDGKTNAQALQAINQSPVAVTTHPFDTRRGELTTSQ, from the coding sequence GTGACACCTCGCGAGCAGGTCCGTTCGCAACGTTTGTCGCAGGGCAGGTTTCAAGGGCTTTTTGGCCGCCTTCCCGTGAGTGTTCCGCGGGTTCCGGTCCGCCGTCGCCGGCCGTTGGCGCTGGCCGGGACGCTGGGGCTGCTTGCGGTCACTCTGAGTGGCTGCAGCTGGTCGGAAGCGCTGGGGATGGGCTGGCCGGAAGGCATCACCCCGGAGGCCCACCTTAACCGGGAGCTGTGGATCGGCGCCGTCATCGCCTCGCTCGCCGTCGGCGGCATCGTGTGGGGACTCATCTTCTGGTCGTCGGCCTTCCACCGCAAGAAGGCCACAGACACCGACCTGCCCCGCCAGTTCGGCTACAACATGCCCCTGGAGCTGGTGCTCACGGTGATGCCGTTCCTGATCATCTCGGTGCTGTTCTACTTCACCGTGGTGGTCCAGGAGAAGGTGCTGCACATCGCCAAGGACCCCGAAGTGGTGATCGACGTCACGGCCTTCCAGTGGAACTGGAAGTTCGGTTACCAGCGCGTGGATTTCAAGGACGGCACCTTCACCTACGACGGCGCCGACCCCGCCCGCAAGAAGGCCGCAGCGCCCAAGCCAGTGGGCGTCGACAAGCACGGCGATGAACTCGTGGGGCCACCCCACGGTCTCCACGGCGAGGACCTCAGCTACCTGAACTTCGACAAGGTCGAGACCCTGGGCACCACCAGCGAGATCCCGGTGCTCGTGCTGCCCGAGGGCAAGCGCATCGAGTTCCAGCTGGCCTCCGCCGACGTGGTGCACTCGTTCTGGGTGCCCGAGTTCCTGTTCAAGCGCGACGTGATGCCCAACCCGAAGGCGAACAACTCGGTCAACGTCTTCCAGGTGGAGCAGATCAACCGGACCGGCGCGTTCGTCGGTCACTGCGCCGAGATGTGCGGCACGTATCACTCGATGATGAACTTCGAGGTCCGGGTCGTGTCGGCGAACGACTTCAAGGCCTACCTGCACCAGCGGATGGACGGCAAGACCAACGCCCAGGCGCTGCAGGCGATCAACCAGTCCCCGGTGGCGGTGACCACCCACCCGTTCGACACCCGCCGCGGTGAATTGACCACAAGCCAGTAG
- a CDS encoding cytochrome c oxidase subunit 4, with the protein MHIEARLFEFVAGFFVIVAVLYGVLTSLYATGGVEWAGTAALALTGGMALIVATFFRFVARRLDTRPEDYEGAEISDGAGELGFFSPHSWWPILVALSASVTAVGVALWLPWLLTAGVVFILASVGGLVFEYYIGPEKH; encoded by the coding sequence ATGCATATCGAAGCGAGGCTGTTCGAGTTCGTCGCCGGGTTCTTTGTCATCGTCGCGGTGCTGTACGGGGTGTTGACGTCGCTGTACGCCACCGGTGGCGTGGAGTGGGCGGGCACGGCAGCGCTGGCGCTGACCGGAGGCATGGCGCTGATCGTGGCCACCTTCTTCCGGTTCGTGGCACGCCGGCTCGACACTCGGCCCGAGGACTATGAGGGCGCCGAGATCAGCGACGGCGCAGGCGAATTGGGCTTCTTCAGCCCACACAGCTGGTGGCCGATCCTGGTCGCGCTGTCGGCGTCGGTGACGGCGGTCGGCGTGGCGCTGTGGCTGCCCTGGCTGCTCACCGCCGGGGTGGTGTTCATCCTCGCCTCGGTGGGCGGGTTGGTCTTCGAGTACTACATCGGACCCGAGAAGCACTGA
- a CDS encoding MmpS family transport accessory protein: protein MSGPNPPGWEPEEPDSVSKLSPEPDTDSEHGDEAGPVEELEPFDDAEMAASERAGQTDAYSRAYSAPESEHFTSGPYVPADLRLYEYDDYDESPEPDDEHRAPRWPWVVGVAAIVAAIALVVSVSLLVARTDTSKLANPATTTPSIPPIQDQITTTKPPPPPPPPPPPTATETQTVTVTPPPPPPPPVSTSAAPPATSTAAAPPPTTTTTTPAGPRQVTYSVTGTKAPGDIISVTYVDASGRRRTQHNVYIPWSMTVTPISQSDVGSVEASSLFRLSRLNCSITTSDGTVLSSNSNDAPQTSC, encoded by the coding sequence ATGAGCGGGCCGAACCCCCCGGGATGGGAACCTGAAGAACCGGATTCCGTCAGCAAGCTCAGCCCCGAACCGGATACTGACAGCGAACACGGCGACGAAGCCGGGCCGGTGGAGGAGCTCGAACCCTTCGACGACGCCGAGATGGCGGCCTCGGAGCGGGCCGGCCAGACCGACGCATACTCCCGGGCCTATTCGGCACCGGAGTCCGAGCACTTCACCAGCGGCCCCTACGTGCCGGCCGATCTTCGGCTCTACGAGTACGACGACTACGACGAGTCGCCCGAACCGGACGATGAACATCGCGCCCCGCGCTGGCCGTGGGTGGTCGGCGTCGCCGCGATCGTGGCGGCGATCGCGCTCGTGGTGTCGGTGTCGCTGCTCGTCGCGCGTACCGACACCAGCAAGCTCGCCAACCCCGCCACCACCACCCCCTCCATCCCGCCGATCCAGGATCAGATCACCACGACGAAGCCCCCGCCGCCACCACCACCGCCGCCGCCACCCACCGCCACGGAAACCCAGACGGTGACGGTGACCCCGCCGCCACCGCCGCCCCCGCCGGTGAGCACCTCGGCGGCGCCGCCCGCCACCTCGACCGCCGCGGCGCCCCCGCCGACGACAACGACAACAACCCCGGCCGGTCCGCGGCAGGTCACCTATTCGGTGACCGGCACCAAGGCGCCGGGGGACATCATCTCGGTGACCTACGTCGACGCCTCCGGTCGCCGGCGCACGCAGCACAACGTGTACATTCCCTGGTCGATGACCGTCACGCCGATCTCGCAGTCCGACGTGGGCTCGGTCGAGGCGTCCAGCCTGTTCCGGCTCAGCCGGCTCAACTGCTCGATCACCACGAGCGACGGCACCGTGCTGTCCTCGAACTCCAACGACGCACCGCAGACGAGCTGCTGA
- a CDS encoding DUF2561 family protein, with product MVSRYSYRRGSDTVPPDAIDRLLIGACAAIWLVVLGVSVAAAVALVDLGRGFHKTSGSSTHTTWVLYAVIIVSALIIAGAIPVLLRARRTAQEEPPARPTAGAARGPVGGAALRTGFSATARTMGERTRQPRVQAADSAAEWSGEAVDRVWLRGTVLLAGTMGVALVAVATATYLMAVGHDGPSWIGYGLAGAVTAGMPVIEFLHVRQLRRLVAGSE from the coding sequence ATGGTCAGCAGATACTCCTATCGGCGTGGCTCGGACACCGTTCCGCCGGACGCGATCGACCGCCTCCTGATCGGGGCCTGCGCGGCGATCTGGCTGGTGGTGCTTGGCGTGAGCGTCGCCGCGGCCGTCGCGCTGGTGGACCTGGGCCGCGGCTTCCACAAGACGTCCGGCAGCAGCACGCACACCACCTGGGTGTTGTACGCGGTCATCATCGTTTCCGCGCTGATCATCGCCGGGGCCATCCCGGTGCTGTTGCGTGCTCGCCGCACGGCCCAGGAGGAGCCGCCCGCCCGGCCGACCGCCGGGGCGGCGCGCGGCCCGGTCGGTGGCGCCGCGCTGCGCACCGGTTTCTCCGCGACGGCGCGCACGATGGGGGAGCGGACGCGCCAGCCGCGGGTGCAGGCGGCGGATTCGGCCGCCGAGTGGTCCGGCGAGGCGGTGGATCGCGTGTGGCTGCGCGGCACCGTGCTGCTGGCGGGCACGATGGGCGTCGCGCTGGTCGCCGTTGCGACGGCGACCTACCTGATGGCCGTCGGCCACGACGGCCCGTCCTGGATCGGCTACGGCCTGGCCGGCGCCGTCACCGCGGGGATGCCGGTGATCGAGTTCCTGCATGTTCGACAACTGCGCCGCCTGGTGGCCGGTTCCGAGTAA
- a CDS encoding Tn3 family transposase, which translates to MHGSVVARERIPSQVEHEPQCLHRQLNKGKSLHALRRDLFAHQGHVRRRHLDDQVDQALCLNLITNASVLWTTAYLGDSLDALRSEGHPVTDEATAHLTPAQHDHINFYGT; encoded by the coding sequence GTGCACGGTTCGGTTGTCGCTCGCGAACGAATACCTTCACAAGTCGAGCACGAACCGCAATGCCTGCACCGCCAACTCAACAAGGGCAAAAGCCTGCACGCTCTGCGTCGTGATCTCTTCGCCCATCAAGGCCATGTCCGGCGCCGACACCTCGATGACCAGGTCGACCAGGCGCTGTGTCTCAACCTGATCACCAACGCCTCGGTACTGTGGACCACCGCTTACCTTGGTGACTCCCTCGATGCCCTGCGCTCCGAGGGCCACCCGGTCACCGACGAGGCCACCGCGCACCTGACACCCGCGCAGCACGACCACATCAACTTCTACGGCACCTAA
- a CDS encoding ATP-binding protein, protein MIDTETLARLKAMRLSGMAEYFENLAATTGAQRPTGPEMVKMAIDWEYERRRNSKLHRLRRHAALAQPAADIADIKAMPGRSVDTELITRLAVGNYLQTHQDVILQGPTGAGKTYVACALDNKACQQYRSVLYLPAGELFDRLTIAERTGERKRCLDTLVKVELLIIDDWFLTTPSRQQIQQLHTLIDRRHKTASTIYCTQLPPGQWHDRMEEKILADAIIDRITTNAHATVLTCDESMRKHFSQLG, encoded by the coding sequence ATGATCGATACCGAAACCCTGGCCAGGCTCAAGGCGATGCGCCTGTCCGGCATGGCTGAGTACTTCGAGAACCTCGCCGCCACCACCGGTGCGCAACGGCCCACCGGCCCGGAGATGGTCAAGATGGCCATCGACTGGGAATACGAGCGGCGCCGCAACAGCAAGCTGCACCGGCTGCGCCGACACGCGGCACTGGCCCAACCTGCTGCCGACATCGCCGACATCAAAGCCATGCCTGGTCGCAGTGTGGACACCGAGTTGATCACCCGGCTCGCCGTCGGCAACTACCTGCAAACCCATCAGGACGTCATCCTGCAAGGCCCGACCGGCGCAGGGAAGACCTACGTGGCCTGCGCGCTGGACAACAAGGCCTGCCAGCAGTACCGCAGTGTGCTTTACCTGCCGGCCGGTGAACTGTTCGACCGCCTCACCATCGCCGAACGCACCGGGGAGCGCAAACGCTGCCTGGACACCCTGGTCAAAGTGGAGCTGTTGATCATCGATGACTGGTTCCTCACCACGCCGAGTCGCCAGCAGATCCAGCAGCTGCACACCTTGATCGACCGGCGCCACAAGACGGCGTCGACGATCTACTGCACCCAACTGCCGCCCGGCCAATGGCACGACCGCATGGAGGAAAAGATTCTCGCCGATGCGATCATCGATCGCATCACCACCAACGCTCACGCCACCGTGCTGACCTGCGATGAATCGATGCGCAAGCACTTCAGCCAACTCGGCTGA
- a CDS encoding helix-turn-helix domain-containing protein, whose protein sequence is MLSVGVDPVVVERQLRSGVLSCPRCGQRLAPWGHAAPRFVRRATAVVERIWPRRAICSSAAGCGRSHVLLPRFCLGRRVDAVSVIWAALLARAAGWGWRRICAAAGRPASTVRGWLSRFCVHAESIRVGFARLERHANTGADMDRLAPAASPVADAVAQIGVACAAVRRVAGSAVFEVSAAELVAACSGGWLLGSGPPAVAALSINMSPRL, encoded by the coding sequence TTGCTCAGTGTAGGTGTCGATCCTGTTGTTGTTGAACGTCAGTTGCGCTCGGGCGTGCTGAGCTGCCCGCGGTGCGGGCAGCGGTTGGCGCCGTGGGGGCACGCCGCGCCGCGGTTTGTGCGTCGTGCGACGGCGGTGGTGGAGCGGATCTGGCCGCGGCGGGCGATCTGTTCGAGCGCGGCGGGCTGTGGCCGCTCACACGTGCTGCTACCCCGGTTCTGTCTGGGCCGGCGGGTCGACGCGGTTTCGGTGATTTGGGCGGCGCTGCTGGCCCGGGCGGCGGGTTGGGGGTGGCGGCGGATCTGCGCGGCGGCGGGTCGCCCGGCCTCCACGGTTCGGGGCTGGCTGTCGCGGTTTTGCGTGCATGCCGAGTCGATCCGGGTCGGGTTCGCCCGGCTGGAACGCCACGCCAATACCGGCGCCGACATGGATCGTCTGGCTCCTGCGGCAAGCCCGGTCGCCGATGCGGTCGCCCAGATCGGTGTGGCGTGCGCGGCGGTGCGCCGGGTGGCCGGTTCGGCCGTGTTCGAGGTGTCGGCGGCCGAGCTGGTGGCGGCGTGCTCGGGTGGCTGGCTGTTGGGGTCGGGGCCGCCGGCGGTGGCGGCGTTGTCGATCAACATGAGCCCGCGTCTGTGA
- a CDS encoding helix-turn-helix domain-containing protein, producing the protein MSKKKSRAERARDIALYRYALIRPLADPGLSATERGRLVRELAAQVHLGPSGEPVTVSRASLDRWIRAWRAGGFDALIPGVSFHLCKSGVVHHRTAVGRTEGVFCDQDHADAG; encoded by the coding sequence ATGTCGAAGAAGAAGTCGCGGGCCGAGCGGGCGCGCGATATCGCGCTGTACCGGTATGCGCTGATTAGGCCGCTGGCCGATCCGGGCCTGTCAGCGACCGAGCGGGGTCGGCTGGTGCGGGAGCTGGCCGCCCAGGTGCATCTGGGCCCATCCGGTGAGCCGGTGACGGTGTCCCGCGCCAGCCTGGACCGCTGGATTAGGGCGTGGCGGGCCGGCGGGTTCGACGCGCTGATCCCGGGCGTGTCATTCCATCTGTGTAAGTCCGGGGTGGTCCATCATCGGACCGCCGTTGGGCGGACAGAAGGAGTGTTTTGTGACCAAGACCATGCAGATGCCGGCTGA
- a CDS encoding IS256 family transposase, translating into MAEMFTEETLDSLIKDAVKTGTPIDGADGLLNQLTKAVLERALNAELTHHLGYEAGDPAGRGSGNSRNGTTPKTVTTVNGPVQIDAPRDRNGSFEPAIVPKKTRRLNNINSVVLSLYSRGMTTRDIEAHLQEVYGASVSRELISNITEVVVDEIKAWQARPLDEVYPILYIDGLRLRIGDNGVITTKVAYLAIGVDLEGRKHALGCWIQDSEGAKFWQKVVIDLRNRGVRDILIACCDGLTGLPDAIRSIYPDTVVQTCVVHVIRNAMRFVSYKDRKKVATAMRAIYSAPTVDGAELALKEFDQQFGAQYPGAIDVWHNAWGEFVPFLDYPVELRKIVYTTNAIESINFQLRKITKNRGHFTDKDAAMKLLYLGLRNISSERGGYSGTGTHNWTVALNTLARLFPGRIPLC; encoded by the coding sequence CTGGCCGAGATGTTCACCGAAGAGACGCTGGACTCGTTGATTAAGGATGCGGTGAAGACCGGGACCCCGATCGACGGCGCGGACGGTTTGCTGAACCAGCTGACTAAGGCCGTGCTGGAGCGGGCGCTGAATGCGGAGCTAACCCACCATCTGGGCTATGAGGCCGGCGATCCGGCCGGACGCGGATCGGGAAATTCGCGCAACGGCACCACGCCGAAAACGGTGACCACCGTCAACGGCCCGGTGCAGATCGATGCGCCGCGTGATCGCAACGGCTCGTTTGAGCCGGCGATTGTGCCGAAGAAGACCCGCCGGCTCAACAACATCAATTCGGTGGTGTTGTCGCTGTATTCACGGGGAATGACCACCCGCGATATCGAAGCCCACCTGCAGGAGGTCTATGGGGCGTCGGTGTCGCGGGAGTTGATCTCCAATATCACCGAGGTGGTGGTCGATGAGATCAAGGCCTGGCAGGCCCGCCCGCTCGATGAGGTCTACCCGATCCTCTACATCGATGGGCTGCGGCTGCGGATCGGCGACAACGGGGTCATCACCACCAAGGTCGCCTATTTGGCCATTGGCGTGGATCTGGAGGGCCGCAAACACGCCTTGGGCTGCTGGATCCAGGACTCCGAGGGGGCGAAGTTCTGGCAGAAGGTCGTCATCGACCTGCGCAACCGCGGGGTGCGCGACATCCTCATCGCCTGCTGCGACGGGCTGACCGGTCTGCCTGATGCGATCCGCTCGATCTATCCCGATACCGTGGTGCAGACCTGCGTCGTGCACGTCATTAGGAATGCGATGCGCTTCGTGTCTTATAAGGACCGCAAGAAGGTCGCCACCGCGATGCGGGCGATCTACAGTGCGCCGACCGTCGATGGAGCCGAACTCGCACTCAAGGAGTTCGACCAGCAATTCGGCGCCCAATATCCGGGTGCAATTGACGTGTGGCACAACGCCTGGGGGGAATTCGTTCCGTTCCTGGACTATCCGGTGGAGTTGCGCAAGATCGTCTACACCACCAATGCGATCGAGTCGATCAACTTCCAGTTGCGCAAGATCACCAAGAACCGTGGTCATTTCACGGACAAGGACGCCGCGATGAAGTTGCTGTACCTCGGGCTGCGCAACATCTCCAGCGAGAGAGGAGGCTATTCGGGTACTGGAACGCACAACTGGACTGTGGCGCTCAACACACTCGCCAGACTATTCCCTGGGCGAATCCCATTGTGCTAG
- a CDS encoding IS256 family transposase, with product MQLVVKSPLTYTEIVTGSIKAWQARPLDEVYPILYIDGLRLRIGDNGVITTKVAYLAIGVDLEGRKHALGCWIQDSEGAKFWQKVVIDLRNRGVRDILIACCDGLTGLPDAIRSIYPDTVVQTCVVHVIRNAMRFVSYKDRKKVATAMRAIYSAPTVDGAELALKEFDQQFGAQYPGAIDVWHNAWGEFVPFLDYPVELRKIVYTTNAIESINFQLRKITKNRGHFTDKDAAMKLLYLGLRNISSERGGYSGTGTHNWTVALNTLARLFPGRIPLC from the coding sequence ATACAACTCGTAGTCAAATCACCTCTGACTTACACAGAAATCGTGACAGGCTCGATCAAGGCCTGGCAGGCCCGCCCGCTCGATGAGGTCTACCCGATCCTCTACATCGATGGGCTGCGGCTGCGGATCGGCGACAACGGGGTCATCACCACCAAGGTCGCCTATTTGGCCATTGGCGTGGATCTGGAGGGCCGCAAACACGCCTTGGGCTGCTGGATCCAGGACTCCGAGGGGGCGAAGTTCTGGCAGAAGGTCGTCATCGACCTGCGCAACCGCGGGGTGCGCGACATCCTCATCGCCTGCTGCGACGGGCTGACCGGTCTGCCTGATGCGATCCGCTCGATCTATCCCGATACCGTGGTGCAGACCTGCGTCGTGCACGTCATTAGGAATGCGATGCGCTTCGTGTCTTATAAGGACCGCAAGAAGGTCGCCACCGCGATGCGGGCGATCTACAGTGCGCCGACCGTCGATGGAGCCGAACTCGCACTCAAGGAGTTCGACCAGCAATTCGGCGCCCAATATCCGGGTGCAATTGACGTGTGGCACAACGCCTGGGGGGAATTCGTTCCGTTCCTGGACTATCCGGTGGAGTTGCGCAAGATCGTCTACACCACCAATGCGATCGAGTCGATCAACTTCCAGTTGCGCAAGATCACCAAGAACCGTGGTCATTTCACGGACAAGGACGCCGCGATGAAGTTGCTGTACCTCGGGCTGCGCAACATCTCCAGCGAGAGAGGAGGCTATTCGGGTACTGGAACGCACAACTGGACTGTGGCGCTCAACACACTCGCCAGACTATTCCCTGGGCGAATCCCATTGTGCTAG